The proteins below come from a single Flavobacterium lindanitolerans genomic window:
- the odhB gene encoding 2-oxoglutarate dehydrogenase complex dihydrolipoyllysine-residue succinyltransferase, giving the protein MILEMKVPSPGESITEVEIATWLVKDGDYVEKDQAIAEVDSDKATLELPAEASGIITLKAEEGDAVAVGQVVCLIDTSAAKPEGSAPAKEEKKEEAPKAEVKKEEPKAEVKPAPAAEKTYATGTPSPAARKILDEKNIEASSVTGTGKGGRITKDDAVNAKASMGTPTGGNRGSERTKLSMLRRKVAERLVAAKNETAMLTTFNEVNMTPINLVRNEYKDAFKAKHGGLSLGYMSFFTKAVTRALQLYPDVNSMIDGQEKISYDFCDISVAVSGPKGLMVPVVRNAENLSFRGIESEIKRLAIRARDGQITVDDMTGGTFTISNGGVFGSMLSTPIINPPQSGILGMHNIIERPIAVNGKVEIHPMMYVALSYDHRIIDGRESVGFLVAVKEGLENPVELLMDNNPKKALEL; this is encoded by the coding sequence ATGATTTTAGAAATGAAAGTTCCTTCACCGGGGGAATCAATCACCGAAGTTGAAATCGCAACTTGGTTAGTAAAAGACGGAGATTACGTAGAAAAAGATCAAGCGATTGCTGAAGTAGATTCAGATAAAGCAACTTTGGAATTGCCGGCTGAAGCTAGCGGAATTATCACGCTAAAAGCAGAAGAAGGTGATGCTGTAGCTGTGGGCCAGGTAGTTTGCCTGATTGATACAAGCGCTGCTAAGCCTGAAGGAAGTGCTCCGGCAAAAGAAGAGAAAAAAGAGGAAGCTCCAAAAGCAGAAGTTAAAAAAGAAGAGCCTAAAGCAGAAGTAAAACCAGCACCTGCTGCAGAAAAAACGTATGCTACAGGAACTCCTTCACCGGCTGCGAGAAAAATCCTGGATGAGAAAAATATTGAAGCATCATCTGTTACAGGAACTGGAAAAGGTGGTAGAATCACTAAAGACGATGCGGTAAACGCAAAAGCTTCTATGGGGACTCCAACAGGAGGAAACCGCGGTTCTGAAAGAACAAAATTATCAATGCTTCGCAGAAAAGTAGCAGAGCGTTTGGTTGCAGCCAAAAACGAAACGGCAATGCTTACGACTTTCAACGAAGTAAACATGACGCCAATCAACTTGGTTCGTAATGAATACAAAGATGCCTTTAAGGCAAAACACGGCGGATTAAGCTTAGGTTATATGTCTTTCTTTACTAAAGCAGTGACAAGAGCATTACAGCTTTATCCGGATGTAAACTCAATGATTGACGGACAAGAAAAGATTTCATACGATTTCTGTGATATTTCAGTAGCGGTTTCTGGACCAAAAGGATTGATGGTTCCTGTGGTTAGAAATGCTGAAAATTTGTCTTTCCGCGGAATTGAGTCTGAAATCAAGAGATTGGCTATAAGAGCTCGCGACGGACAAATTACTGTAGACGATATGACCGGAGGAACTTTTACAATTTCTAACGGAGGTGTTTTTGGAAGTATGCTTTCAACACCAATCATCAACCCTCCACAATCCGGTATCTTAGGAATGCACAACATTATCGAGCGTCCGATTGCAGTGAATGGAAAAGTGGAAATCCACCCAATGATGTATGTAGCGCTTTCTTATGACCACAGAATTATTGACGGACGTGAGTCAGTTGGTTTCCTTGTTGCAGTAAAAGAAGGTTTGGAAAATCCGGTAGAATTATTGATGGATAACAATCCTAAAAAAGCTTTGGAACTATAA
- a CDS encoding 2-oxoglutarate dehydrogenase E1 component — MDRFSFLNAAHTEFFAQLYDEYLENPDSVEPSWRSFFQGFDFGMQTYNEEYEAPAQQLANYATSGNIDVSQISEKLQKEFNVLKLIDAYRTRGHLFTKTNPVRERRIFSPNLDLENFGLSQSDLNTVFDAAKAIKIAPCSLQEIIGHLDKIYCQHIGVEYMYIRKPEVIQWIQDRIGYNDNHPRFSDDQKKNILNKLNEAVSFENFLHTKYVGQKRFSLEGGETLIPALDALIEAAAEKGVEQFVMGMAHRGRLNVLANVFGKNTQDIFSEFDGKDYDDDALFDGDVKYHLGLTADKKTKSGKSININLAPNPSHLETVGAVIEGITRAKQDRYFPDDFSKVLPIALHGDAAVAGQGIVYEIVQMAQLDGYKTGGTIHLVINNQVGFTTNYLDARSSTYCTDIAKVTLSPVLHVNADDAEAVVHAMLFALDYRMQFGSDVFIDLLGYRKYGHNEGDEPRFTQPKLYKIIAKHQNPRDIYAERLMAEGVIDDKYVGKLEKEYKAMLDENLEASRKKDLTIITPFMQNEWNGFVQADEKEMLQKVDTTFSKEKLGEIAQTITTLPSDKKFISKIQKLINDRKVMFETDKLDWAMAELLAYGSLMTEGYDVRISGQDVERGTFSHRHAVVKVEDSEEEVILLQHLKDQKGKFHIYNSLLSEYGVVGFDYGYALASPKTLTIWEAQFGDFSNGAQIMIDQYISAAEDKWNNQNGLVMLLPHGYEGQGAEHSSARMERYLQLCANHNMFVADCTTPANFFHLLRRQMKTSYRKPLIVFTPKSLLRHPAVVSSVDEFANGSFQEVLDDPNANAKDIKTLVFCTGKFYYDLVAEREANGRKDVAFVRIEQLFPLPVEQLKAIIEKYPNVDDYVWAQEEPKNMGAYGYMLMNFDLVKFRVASLKAYSAPAAGSYARSKKRHAAAIAMVFDKNLFS; from the coding sequence AACTTGCCAATTATGCGACATCAGGTAATATTGATGTAAGCCAGATTTCAGAAAAACTACAAAAAGAATTTAATGTGCTGAAGTTGATCGATGCCTACAGAACGCGCGGTCACTTATTTACGAAAACCAATCCGGTAAGAGAAAGAAGAATTTTCAGCCCGAATCTGGATCTTGAAAACTTCGGACTTTCGCAGTCTGATTTGAATACTGTTTTTGATGCGGCAAAAGCCATCAAAATTGCTCCTTGTTCTTTACAGGAAATCATCGGTCACTTAGATAAAATTTACTGCCAGCACATTGGTGTAGAATACATGTATATCCGTAAGCCGGAAGTAATCCAATGGATTCAGGACAGAATTGGATACAATGACAACCATCCAAGATTTTCAGATGACCAGAAGAAAAATATTCTTAATAAATTAAATGAGGCAGTTTCTTTCGAGAACTTCCTTCATACCAAATATGTAGGTCAGAAACGTTTCTCACTTGAAGGTGGTGAAACATTAATCCCGGCTCTTGATGCTTTAATTGAAGCGGCGGCAGAAAAAGGAGTAGAGCAGTTTGTTATGGGAATGGCACACAGAGGCCGTTTGAATGTTTTGGCAAACGTTTTCGGAAAAAACACACAGGATATCTTCTCTGAATTTGACGGGAAAGACTATGATGATGATGCACTTTTTGATGGTGACGTAAAATACCACTTAGGATTGACTGCTGATAAAAAGACAAAATCAGGAAAAAGTATCAACATCAATTTAGCTCCAAACCCATCGCACCTGGAAACGGTTGGAGCTGTAATTGAAGGAATCACAAGAGCAAAACAAGATCGCTATTTCCCGGATGATTTCTCAAAAGTATTACCAATTGCACTTCATGGAGACGCGGCTGTTGCAGGACAGGGAATTGTTTATGAAATCGTTCAGATGGCGCAATTGGACGGATATAAGACAGGAGGAACAATTCACCTGGTAATCAACAACCAGGTTGGATTTACAACTAATTATCTGGATGCCCGTTCGTCAACTTACTGTACCGATATTGCAAAAGTGACGCTTTCGCCAGTTCTTCACGTAAATGCAGATGATGCGGAAGCGGTGGTTCATGCCATGCTTTTCGCTCTGGATTACAGAATGCAGTTTGGAAGCGATGTTTTTATCGACTTGCTAGGATATAGAAAATACGGGCACAATGAAGGTGACGAGCCTCGTTTTACCCAGCCAAAATTATATAAGATTATTGCCAAGCATCAGAACCCAAGAGACATCTATGCTGAAAGATTAATGGCAGAAGGTGTTATTGATGACAAATATGTAGGCAAATTAGAAAAAGAATACAAGGCGATGTTGGATGAAAATCTGGAAGCATCGCGTAAAAAAGACCTGACTATTATTACTCCGTTCATGCAAAACGAATGGAATGGTTTTGTTCAGGCAGATGAAAAAGAAATGCTTCAGAAAGTTGACACGACTTTCTCAAAGGAAAAATTGGGAGAAATTGCACAGACAATTACAACATTGCCAAGTGATAAGAAATTTATCAGCAAAATCCAGAAGCTAATCAATGACAGAAAAGTCATGTTTGAAACGGATAAGCTGGATTGGGCAATGGCTGAATTATTGGCTTACGGTTCTTTGATGACAGAAGGTTATGATGTTCGTATTTCAGGACAGGATGTAGAAAGAGGAACATTCTCTCACCGTCATGCTGTTGTGAAAGTAGAAGATTCTGAAGAAGAAGTAATCTTATTGCAGCATTTGAAAGACCAAAAGGGAAAATTCCATATCTACAATTCGCTTTTGTCTGAATATGGTGTAGTTGGTTTTGATTACGGATATGCTTTGGCAAGTCCAAAAACATTAACGATTTGGGAAGCCCAGTTTGGAGATTTCTCTAACGGTGCTCAAATCATGATTGACCAGTATATTTCTGCTGCAGAAGATAAATGGAACAACCAAAACGGACTTGTAATGCTACTGCCTCATGGTTATGAAGGTCAGGGAGCAGAACACTCTTCAGCAAGAATGGAAAGATACCTACAGCTTTGTGCAAACCACAATATGTTTGTGGCGGACTGTACAACTCCGGCAAATTTCTTCCACTTGTTAAGAAGACAGATGAAAACGTCATACAGAAAGCCATTGATTGTATTTACTCCAAAAAGTTTATTGCGTCATCCGGCAGTAGTTTCTTCTGTAGATGAATTTGCAAATGGAAGCTTCCAGGAAGTTTTGGATGATCCGAATGCAAATGCTAAAGACATCAAAACTTTAGTATTCTGTACCGGAAAATTCTATTATGATTTGGTTGCAGAAAGAGAAGCAAACGGAAGAAAAGATGTAGCCTTCGTAAGAATCGAGCAGCTTTTCCCATTACCTGTTGAACAGTTGAAAGCAATTATTGAAAAATATCCAAATGTTGACGACTATGTTTGGGCACAGGAAGAGCCTAAAAATATGGGAGCTTACGGATATATGCTGATGAATTTTGATTTAGTGAAATTCAGAGTGGCTTCTTTGAAAGCGTATAGCGCGCCTGCTGCAGGAAGCTATGCTCGTTCTAAAAAGCGTCATGCGGCTGCAATAGCAATGGTTTTTGATAAAAATCTTTTCAGCTAA